The DNA region AGCTCAGCGACACCACCCTCATCAAGTGGAAACACTGGCTCCAGAAAGTGATCCACAAGAGCCACCAAAAGAATCCTCATCCACGCCACCTGCCGCATTTCTCCATCCCCACAGAAGACGTCCTCCAACCATCCAAGAACGCCGAGACAGATCGAACAGAAGAGAAGCGGGTGCAGAGCGTGAGGCGTGACCTGAGAGGGTGCATGTCCAACCGCTCTCTGCTAGTTAATGACACCGTCTCCGCCTCTGCCAGACCTGAAGAGACGGTACCGATTCCAGACCCGGTGGACACGGGAGTCTGGGCCGACCCGCTCAGCCAACGCCTGACCACTGCGTGGCAGGGAGACGAGGCGTGGAGGGCGTGGTGGGTGGAGAAGCTGGGACTGAACAGGGAGGAGAAGGTGCAAGCtctaaagaggaagaggaggagggagaaggaggcgAGGAGAGCCTCCGGCCAAAGCCTGGTCCTGTCCGGGAGCTTCACCTCGTCCGTCAGCTACCAGTCTGAGTTGGATTATTTCTCAGAATCAACCGGCTGGTCCTCGGAGGCGAGCCAGAGGGGGTTGTCAGACTCAGAGGGGATGGGGCCGTCCCAGCTTAAGTCCTTCATGGAGCAGGAGACAGAGATAGCAGAGACACCCAACGCTGTGCAGACTGACACTCCAGGTCCAACGCCAACCGCCACACCTCAGAAGacgaaagagaaacaaagtgacCAGCAGACCCCCCGCACCCCTTCCCTGTCCCAGACACTCCCACCTGAATCCACACCAGCCAGTCAGAAGAGGAGAAGACGTCCAGCAGAGGACTACCTCAGCTCTCTGTTTGCACCACAGGTAAGAGCAACTAACGTGTACAAATAACATCACACCCGAGTTTCAATCGTTCCAGTTTAGAAGCCAGAAAACCAGTTGTAGCCCAGTTAGCCAttgcagtgtttcccctatgTTCATTCAGCAGCGGCGCACCGCCACTGTTGAATTCTCAGCGCCGCTGCAAAAATGACTTGAAGTGTGCTTGAAGTAACGTGACGTTAACTATGTTGATAACTTGCTCGATTTCATTAGAAGTTGCTAGCAGCTAGTTAACCATATAACTTCGCTTTTGGCTTCGATGTAGGCTAGGCCTCATAACACAACCTGCCCCCTCCCTTCATAAGCTACTGAAGCAGGGGGAGGACAAAAGCAGACAACCCACGTATCGATAGCGGCTCcttgacgcccgcaaatgagacacaatctcccggaatctggagcaaTCAAGCAAGAGTGCGCAAAAGAGAGTGACTGCGCacgtgcgtttgtgtgtgtgtgtgagactatcaatgcagcgtgtgtgagtgCACAGTGTCCTGATagatctgtgttgctgcttattagaccaatcgcaccAAAGTCTTcacatgttattttgttaaagctatcagacattaacatttagttgttttgtttaaattattatttataatttaatattactttaacaactcagggacgtccaagcagcaacatgttgtttaagcacttttttgcatttgagggaaaaaaatgtcatttattattcGAAAGAATAATCGACTgcttaatcgattatcaaaataattgttagttgcagccctattatttttcaaaatgttcttccaGGGGGGCATACCCCCCGAACCCCCTAGCGTTCGCTAGAttaccgacacacagcaccGCTGCTACAAACATttctaggggaaacactgcattGATAGCAATACCAATATATAAAAGCGCATTTCGTTGTATTTTGTGTCTACAAACACTGTAACAACATAggtagaagttggacagtgctgtgacAGTAGATGCGCGGGACAGCTGTTTTGGATTTTGAGGCTGGGGCTGGTGAGGTTCTTCCGACCTTCTTAGTCAGAAACCCGACTTCAGAGGCGTTCCAGTTTAAATTCTGACTGGGATTTCGGAAATTCCACCTTCAGAGTATAAATGGAACGCACCATAGTTACAGCGTATCCATCCATTAATACAGGAGCTGTGGAAGTCGTTGGTAGGTGCAGTTGATGtcaataaaagaaatatatctATTTACGAATGATTTTTGTCGAACATGGTCAACGTTTACAGCTACGTCCATCTGATGTAGGGTTGTCACCATTTTTCTGCCTCAGAAAGATGACACTCCAATGTTTAATCATGCCCACCAATCTCTGATTGGCCAATTGTTTATCCAACCAGGCTACGGAACAGCTATCAGTGAACACAACAGCAGATTTATGGGATTGTAGAAGAAGGTGGGAGATGTGAGCTGCGCTACGGGGGGTTAAACCTCAAGTTAAGGTTATGGTCAGTCAGAGCTGGTTCTTACAATGTGGTTATGATTGTTCCGAACAGCCCCACTAGAAGGTTAAGTAGGGGTATAAATTCAGGTATAATTGGCACATTTTCAAACAGTCTCTCTTGGCAGACATTTGTCCACTAAAGTCCATGTTCAGAGTTTGCTATGACGGTGGTATTATTGATATCCTGGAATATTGGTGAGCCCGGGGCAAATGAAATGGTAGCATTTATACAATGAGACCAAGGCAGTGATCAGCAAATAACAAGGAACAAAAAGACAGGAAAGGGTGAGGGCAAAAACCAGGGTCAGTTAGTTGTCCATGTTAATTGTaagagaccaaaacagaacaACCGaaggggggtgggtgggtttGGGATGGGATGGGGTGGGATGGGGTTTGGTGGAAGGAGTGTATCGTCCCATTTGATTCATTAGCTTGTACACACTGGGCTTTAGCACAATAACAAGTTAACTGCTAGACGTTAAATATTACTGTTTATAAGACCGGTTACAGTATCGTCCACATATGCAGAGATCCTGTTGTCTACTAATGGACTTTCAGCCTTTATTTTGGAACAATAGATTTGACAGGAAgtgaagggagggggaggaaccTTTTTAAAGCACCAACATATCATTTATCTTCATACTGAGAACACATGGATGTAAACGAGTTGCCGCTtacactgtttctgtttccagGACCATCCCTCGCAGCACGACGGTCACTTCCTGGACGAAGGGGGGGTCACACAGCCCACAGCTCAACTCGTGGCCTCTCTCCCCTCCCATCAGCCCAGGAGCGCTCAGAGGAGCGTCAGGGTGGATCTGTCTCAGGACTCCTGGTCAGGTTTCTCCCAGTCTCTGCCCATCTCCCAGAGTTCACAGGGTCGACCGGGACTGTCACAGGCGTCGCAagcgaagaagaagaagtctcGAATGGGATTTTGATTGGTTCGTCAGGATGTCCGTcacacaggaggagaggagtgtgtCATTCGGAAATcttcaaattcaaaatgcagCAAGATTGAGgatcttttctttgtttttcttttacgttttttttaacttgttgaatagtttttttctgtaacaCGAATAAACGAGTCTTGAAGGACTACAACAGTTTGAAGGCATCCCGTCATGAGGATGTCCTACCTGTCAAATGGTAGACCTCCATTTGACTATGATGGAAATTGTACCTCCTTTTCGTTGCCAGCATCATTGAAAGTTTCTTCAGCTGCTTCAGGATTGTAAAAGGATCTCTAACGGTGATATTTACCGGGATTGTGATTGCAAAATGTTGGTTCCATGTTGGAAAAGGATCTATGTGAAGACATCCGGAGGCTGAAGATGACAGAAGACACTCTTTGGTAGGACCGAGTggaatttcttctttttgttctggctgtgtgttttgtttgctgctgttttttttgtttttcagaaggCGCTGACTCAGCAAGGTGATGTTTCACTCTGTTTTTGAGGGATTTCTGTCTTACTGGTTCAGTATTAAAAATTGAAGAGGACAAATATGAAATAGAGCTGTGCATGGACTCATGCATGGAGTAGAGGACGCAGCTTTCTGCAGGAGTCTTGAGAGACTTTTTATTGGTTGGATCGGagataaaaaactgaaaagaacCAAAGAGTCAAATGAAAgtcaaatgaaatgtcaaactcAAAAATACATCTTGAGTCAAAGCAAGTATGTGattaggaaaaaaacatcttatttgTCAGAAATAAAATGACCTGGCAGTGTGAGGTAATCTGATTGACTAGTATACTGGAGACACTGGTTATTATTTTGACACTTTGTATGACTGTGACTGTATGagtcatttctgttttgttataAGCTGTCAAATATAGACTGTACAGAGTCTGGATATATTTGGTGATATTTGCCTTTTCTAGTtcttcttgtgttgtttttactttgttaaATTAACAAAGATGTCAGTcacaatgatgaaatatatttataaaactgcttttcaaaataaagctaAAGCGGTTTAAACGGAGGAAGCTCGAGTTTTCATTGATAAATGGGAAGCTTTTCAGTCAGTGTTCTGAGagatgagagctgtgagaaaAAATGAATTCACAGAGTGAAAAAATGGTGGTGGTACTCTAACTTATTTCTCCCAAATGATGACTTATTTTTAAAGTCGTGTTCctctaaaatatgaaaatatatatgagGTGGGGGAAAATCGGATTCAGAGAACAAAGAtatatttcaggaaaaaaggTACATTGGAGAATGAAGTTGTATTTTAAGAGTCATATTTCCAGCATAATATGAAGTTGTAATTAAACTGAATTAGGTAATGTTTACCTTCCATACTCAGTGCTGCTATCAGTGTTAAGTGGAAAACTGATAAACACATAAGCAGAGTTCAGGATAATGAAACCAAAGCAGttacataatgttttattaGGTTAAACACGATGCACAAGACTTTATCTTGTATAATTCTCAGCTTTTATATAACGTGTTTTTTCCAAACTAcatctttacattaaaatatagaTGCATTTAGACTTAATGATGTGATTTATGTGCTTCATTAAGTTATCTTTCAGTTTGATGTAGAAAGTGTTTTCAGACATGATTGAAGACAAGACAACAGattaaaaataagttttttataagattttcttttttcagtacAGGTGacaaaaagataataaataactgaatatctACAAAGAActattaacagattttttttgtacatcatttacacttttacatgtttttgtattaacattttctttacattttttaaacattttttagaggtttttgttttttggacacTCAGCATTATTTTTCTTCCATACAACATTCTCTCTGTGAACACTTTGAGAATACCacaggtttttttctctttttttcttttttcaagctACATCCTAAAATTGGCAACTTTTAATAATTGTAACCAGGGTCATACGTACACACAcgttcacaaacacacacacacacactcattaaatgTTTGCAGCAGGACACCGTTTAGTGTCACTGTGTTTGACTCTGAAGGGAAACTGTCTCTGCTGCCTCTGAGCAAGGCACTACAGGACTGACTGAACATGAGCTCTGAATGCTCTGTGATgctgtcaaaaaataaaataaaaaaataaaccatgtGACACATCAGAGTTTCCCTTCAGATACAAACTTAATCCTCCAGTTCAACCATATAACACttgaaatgcaaaaataaaataaagtgtgcaAATTAAACATGAGTACGGAAGACGAGAGCAGCCATAAGGTTTTCACTCattacaattaaattaaatgacaaacaaTGCTCATACTTAGCTGTTATCTTGAGATtatgatgtatgtatgtagaaCAGTATGTATGTAACAAATGTTAACGTACAGATCAGAAGCCCCTCAAAATGCAACATGACTAGTCGGGTTTCgattacaaaacaaaaaggagacTCATAAAGACTCCTACTCGTCTCAAGACAAGTATTATGATGGCAAAATATGACTGATAGTAAATCTAATCCCTGTCAAATCTGATCAGGTTCAATTTAACATTCAGGACTACCTTAAGAAGCTCTGGTGCCTTAAATAGCAACATGGAGGCTAATATCTGGAACATGAAATTGTTTCCTCAGTTATATACCTTctatgaataataaaaataaaagcaattcaAGTTCATTATGAGAAACtaatacattaaaattattaaattaagtCTTAAATTATGAGTCTGAAACCGAATGACAGGGCAGCTCTCACCTTCCGTACAAAACAGTAAAACTCCTCATCCTCAATAAAAAACAGTCTTAGTTAATAACAGTCAATAACCTTCTACTAATTAAACACCACATGTTTTGGCAAATCATCTTCTGGTCTTATGTGACATCAGAGCTTTGAGAACTTTTTTTTAGCCGACTGCGGCCTCCGCTAGCTCAGCACCTTGAAGACCGGACGCCAAACGTTTAACTCGCGTATCCTGGAATGTGACGTCTCAAACATGCACCAACACGTCTACGAGctcgagaaaaaaaaaatctaacaaatCTACCAAAAAGAAGAGTTCGCTCAGCTGCCAGTTGTTTGTGCGATTCTCCACCAGCACCGGAGCttattaaacaataaattaaaaaaagggtgAAGGGAGGGTGGAGATGAAGAGGCACGTGGGGTGGGGCGGCGTCAGGCGTCGAGGTGTTGGCGTAGATGGTGTTTTTGGCGACACATGTGCTGAGGGAAATAGGGGCCTTCTGCGTCGCTGCCCAGAGAGCTGCTGAGAGACTCCTCGCCTGAGCTCATCACATCCTCGCAGGAATCCTCactgaaacagacacacacagagagagagagagagtcaggaAATAGTTGATTACGCTCATCTCTTATCTTAAATCAAGTTATTATCTATGTGGCTAGAAGAGACCATCAACACAAGATTCAACCACtgatatataataatttaaataattctCACACAGaaaactgtcattttaaagCCTAGATGATGTGAGTCAACGGTTATTAAATGTGTCCTACTGTGGCAGACATTGGTCATAATTTCTGAGGATTAAacaagaaatatatatttagtttatagTGAAAATAAGCAGTGATGTCACTCACTGTTTATATGATTTAGCAAAACAAGAGTTCCTCCATTTTAAATGCGTActttcttcacttcctgctcTATCTGTTGCAATCTTTCATCAGCTGATCTCATGTTCTGACTTGTTCAGAGTGAGTCAGCTGACTGTCAGTGTTAACATCAGCCCAATATTAAGGTGTGAATTTCAGCGTTGGTTTTTAGTTTGAGCCTCTCTGACTTAATGATCACATTAGAGCAGTCAGCTGCTATCAAGTTCCTcctattttttttgttgttgtttaaactTGAATTCCAGTTCCTGTTTCCTCACAGTTTCTGCTTCTATAGTAGTTCTCAAGAAGCACAGAGTTGCCTAAAAGGGGGAGGCACTTTGGCCTCATGTGACGTCATGGAAACATCTGTGTCAGTGGGACGTGACCATTGACTCGCATACATCCAATCAGGATGCTGTGAGATATGAGGGGCCCCCCCGTTTGACAGGTTCAGACagtcagaggggggggggggcggtctGACTGCGTGACGCGTTGTTGCAACACAGCAGAAACTTGAGTGTTGCCTCTATAtgtcactacacacacacacacagtaaaaatgtctctttaaactgaataacacatttaatctgttttgaACTCAGTAACagtcatctttctttttttttattgaactgaaaatcaacttttaaatattaactttaaGACAAATGTGAGGTGTGTGTATTACATAACAGGGTTATAACATAACAGTGTtatgacacattttttagaagTCTTCATCAGTGCTGCGTTGCTACACAAACCGAATTGTGTATGTTTGTTGCCACCCAGGGTGTGCCTGCttgcttttgatttttaaatgccTCTGTGGTCATCGGGAGTGTTTGGTATTTTCCAGCTAAATTCACCTTCTGTCACATGATCTCAGACTGATGACTGCGTCACTGAGAAACGGATACTGAAACTGAAGTTCAAATCCACATCTCAGAGTCTGATTCCTGAAGTTCAGAGTATCAAACACTACAAATATGAATGTGGAcagatatgttttaatttactgtatGATTGtgatttctattctattctgggGCTGCATACTTTTAATATGAGAACTTTGGAGGAAAACtaagtaataataaattattatacCATAATGGTTAAATGTGTTAACATCCTTCCGTTAAAGTCCTTAAAAACACTAGTATGGTATCagcacattttcagttttgtgtcAAACTTGTGACTTTTCAGctgaattattacatttattctcttatgtgtactttttttttgctgtgtttgcttgTTGTCAATAATATAGTTTTATGTTCCTGGCTTCCTTTCTGCAGTCCACAATTTCTAAAAGGTGAGTAAGTTTCTTGTTCAGTTGTATTTTGAGTGATTTTGTTGCTGTGGTGCGTTTGTTCTTCTCACCTTTCGCTCTCGTCCCAGCATCCCTCTGGGATGGTGGGTAGCTCGGGGATGCTTCGGTAGCTGTGGTGCAAGTTCTGGGCGGTCCGCCGCGACACGATCCACTGCAACCTCTTGTGGTTGGGTTTACTGCATTCGGGGGAGGCGTAGTCTGACAGACACTGAGCGACACGCTCGCTCCACAGCCGCAGCTCGCCGTCTGCAATCTGAAACCAAACAGTGGCTCAAGTTTAGTTGTTTGGCCCTCTGCCCCCCCTCCTGTCTGCTGGCTGGCTTACACAAGTGTGTTTAAAAATTACTAAATACTTTACAGTACTTTGCTTTGAGAAGTGTTACAGTAAACAGAAACCTGGCTTCTTTTAGCAGGtcagcagattaaaaaaaacccaggttaaaaaaaactgaaacctGATGAGGTAGTCATGCAACACCTGAACATTCAAGGTTTAGTTTGTAGTAAGTCAAATATCTACAGGAGTGATTACATTTAATCAACTAAGTACACgctattttaaataaaaaagtactttCCCACACACAAAATAACTCTTAAATAACCATAAATACTGAGAAATGtaaccaacaaaacaaaaacataacattgcTAAAAGGTTAGACTAGACTGGGTGGAAAATATTAGCAGATCAGCTGGTAGACCGGTAATATTCCAGCTGTAACTACGAGCATTTAAAGAGCCGCTCCTCCTTCTATGCCTTTAACCGAGCATCAACATAAGACACCCAAGTTATGTAACCTCAGCCGTCAacacaagaaaaatgttttggacAAGAGCCGGATGGGCTAAGAATAACTATtaaccccctcctccttctcctcatgTCTCTCATTTCCTTAAAAATGAAGTGTTGTTGGTACACTTGTGGGGAAAAAACtgcattgtatttgttttcaatCCCATTCTCAGGTCCCCTCCCTGGATAAACTGTTGTGTGATTTTTACCTTCAGGTGTCTCTGAATGTGATAGGCTATCTCCAACATGTCCTCAGACTGCACTGCTTGGATCTCCTGCCTCAGGAGAGACAAGGCGAGGACGGATGgctggagagagggaggaacagaCAGAAGCATTGTAGGATTTACATTTTATGGTGGCTCCAGTGTTATTGCTTAGCTAACAAGAATCATTAGTGAGCGTGATCCAGTCGGGACCTTTGACCCCTCTCGTGAATTCTTACCTTAGCTTTAGAGAAGGAGATCCGGCACAGGCAGGCTTTGAGCTGAGCCTCCAGCTTCTCCAGGCTCAGAGTCTCCTTCCTGTTCAACACAGACACATGAATCATGTTCAGGTGTGTCTCCCAGACATGTTTCATCAGCACACAATGTTCATCTGACTACAGACAGCCAGAGTGGAAAATAAGACCTTTAAAAAGAGACTTTTAAAGACTGAAGACTGTAGaatttaaaaaggaggaaaacagtGACACTAAAACCTGTATCTAGAGTTGAAGCTCAAGTTCAGTTCAGTGGACCAAAAGTGATAAACTGTTCCAAGTTATGTAAGGCTGCACACAACAAATCTTATCAGTGCACTTCAGTTCGATGTTGGGAGTTGGCTGATAGGCGGCTGTTGGCCTATATCGAGCAGAGCCgcacagacaaacagcagagcGGAGAGCCGTCGCCAATCAAATCGTGGGAAAAATCTTGGCGTTGGCACACAATGTTCTGAGCtctggtgtgttttttgtggACGCTCAGAGATGAGAAGCAAATCTTGTATTGTACACGTTTACCTGTTTACAACACATTTGCAGTCCTTTGTTTTCACAAAGGACTGCAAATGTGTGTGACTAAAAGTTGAATACTACAGCGTTTTAACAGACATTAACCTATACTAATAAATCAAAAGTCAAATTTACAGGATTTTGAGACCTTATCTTTGCTTTGAGATGTTGTTTGTGTCGCTCTCACCTGTCCATGGAGTGTGTAAGTGCGATCTGGTGGTAAAGGTGGAGGAAGGTTAAGGCAGTGATGGCTTTGGACTTGAATTCGAGCTTCTCGGCGACGATCTTCTCCATGCGGCTCAGGTCGGACACGGTGAACCGGCACTGTCCGATGCGGATGAGCTCGTCGGTGGGCGTGAGGTTGCACTCCTCCTCCGTCACTTTGGCCGCCATGTTGAGGCAGCTGAGGCTGACGCAGGACAGGTGCTTCGGCTGGATCTGATGGAGAGGAAGCAGGTGGAGTCGGCACGTGAGTTAGACACCTGATTAAATCAGCTGGGTTTTTACTGAACACATCACGATATCAGAAAATCACTTTACtgctttaattttattattcagTAAAAACATTAGGGAAATAGAtagtaaaatgaataattaagaCTGAATTATATGGTTTTATAATATGGTTTCATATTATATATAGCAGCCATAATGCAAGTaagcaattttaaaaatgaaagctaCAGAGCAAAGTCCTATATCTGATCCTGATGGTGTCAGTGTCTCATACCCTCATCATGGCCAGGAATCTGTCCAGCAGGTTTACAGCCAGGACGAAGGTCTGCGTGCTGTAACCGAAGAAGCTGGTCAGACTCCACAGGTCCTCCACTTGGGCATCTCTGCACTTGGCCGAGATCCGACTGTCATCctgaaagaaagtaaaaaagacGGTTGGTTGATTAAGTGATGATTAACTTACATACTggcagaagagaagaagaggagagctAGTTAAACCAGAGAGGCGAGTCAGACTTGGAGCATTACTGTCATCTGATATCTGTTTTAAAGATCAAACACTTGACAATTAACCAGaagatcaatttaaaaaagtgttaataATAGTCATTTCACTGT from Scomber scombrus chromosome 15, fScoSco1.1, whole genome shotgun sequence includes:
- the ccng2 gene encoding cyclin-G2 — its product is MDGFKLMRELQMNYEQEAYYLPKETGLSLIETTAQDDSRISAKCRDAQVEDLWSLTSFFGYSTQTFVLAVNLLDRFLAMMRIQPKHLSCVSLSCLNMAAKVTEEECNLTPTDELIRIGQCRFTVSDLSRMEKIVAEKLEFKSKAITALTFLHLYHQIALTHSMDRKETLSLEKLEAQLKACLCRISFSKAKPSVLALSLLRQEIQAVQSEDMLEIAYHIQRHLKIADGELRLWSERVAQCLSDYASPECSKPNHKRLQWIVSRRTAQNLHHSYRSIPELPTIPEGCWDESESEDSCEDVMSSGEESLSSSLGSDAEGPYFPQHMCRQKHHLRQHLDA